In a single window of the Dreissena polymorpha isolate Duluth1 chromosome 3, UMN_Dpol_1.0, whole genome shotgun sequence genome:
- the LOC127872568 gene encoding tigger transposable element-derived protein 6-like, giving the protein MILFVMDIKTDLYTISLFKMDKRKRKELSLKEKIDLIKASDGRSQRQLADLFGIGKTQVQTILKRKAEFLDGYEQNQGNERKRLCTRSPVDNINTLMWEWFKTARSQGIPLSGPMLQEKALFYASELGVTDFKASNGWLGRFRERHNINFAAVCGESNSVNQVTVDDWVERLPTILAGYDLCDVFNMDETGLFFRALPDKSLSIKGEDCKGGKRSKERLTVALCCNAVGDFEKPLMIGKAATPRCFRNTDVSRLPVMWRHNKKAWMTRALFTEWVQLFNQRMRRARRNVLLLLDNAPSHPPDLQLTNVKIVFLPANTTSKLQPLDQGIIQNMKQLYRKRLLRSVLSKIDKESMSAVELSKCVSVLDAVQWVHSSVNEIKRETVSGCFKKSGVHFDDSDNLPLSELSDNMSLSELRDMLRTAQTDLKLENAMSAEEFEAIDSNIPVHSDLSENWEKELMETVLKPVSVTDPQIVQEEKEELQPEQTELKINSYHDALHWLAQLRLFCYSKDMATEAFECGRLQESLENQAVKVKSSAKQTRIDSFFK; this is encoded by the coding sequence ATGATTCTGTtcgtgatggatataaaaaccgacctttataccatatcgttattcaaaatggataagcgtaaacggaaagagttgtctttaaaagaaaaaattgaTTTGATCAAAGCGAGTGATGGGAGATCTCAACGGCAGTTGGCCGATTTATTCGGCATTGGAAAGACTCAGGTTCAAACTATCCTAAAAAGAAAAGCTGAATTTTTAGACGGCTATGAACAGAACCAAGGCAACGAGAGAAAAAGGCTGTGTACCAGATCACCGGTTGATAACATAAACACTCTCATGTGGGAGTGGTTTAAGACAGCCAGGTCACAGGGTATTCCACTCTCCGGTCCCATGCTTCAAGAAAAAGCCTTGTTCTATGCGTCAGAACTGGGGGTAACAGACTTCAAGGCATCCAATGGGTGGCTTGGCCGTTTTCGCGAGAGACATAACATTAACTTCGCGGCAGTGTGTGGTGAAAGTAACAGTGTGAATCAGGTGACTGTGGATGACTGGGTGGAACGACTTCCAACCATACTTGCTGGTTACGATCTCTGTGATGTGTTCAACATGGACGAAACAGGGTTATTCTTTAGAGCCCTCCCAGACAAATCTCTCTCCATCAAAGGTGAAGATTGTAAAGGTGGAAAGCGTTCCAAAGAGAGACTTACAGTGGCTCTATGTTGTAACGCTGTTGGTGATTTTGAAAAGCCGCTTATGATTGGTAAGGCGGCAACCCCTAGGTGTTTCAGAAACACCGACGTATCACGACTTCCAGTGATGTGGCGTCACAACAAGAAGGCGTGGATGACAAGAGCCCTCTTTACAGAGTGGGTTCAGCTCTTCAACCAACGAATGCGCCGGGCCAGGAGAAATGTCCTTCTCCTCCTGGATAACGCGCCGTCACATCCTCCAGACCTACAACTTACCAACGTCAAAATTGTGTTCCTTCCAGCGAACACAACATCCAAGCTTCAACCTCTAGACCAGGGTATCATCCAAAACATGAAGCAGTTGTACCGAAAAAGACTTCTCCGTTCAGTGCTATCGAAGATTGACAAAGAAAGCATGAGTGCTGTGGAGTTGTCTAAGTGCGTGTCTGTGCTTGATGCTGTGCAATGGGTTCACTCATCAGTCAATGAAATCAAAAGAGAAACCGTCTCTGGTTGTTTCAAGAAGTCTGGTGTTCACTTTGACGACAGTGACAACCTTCCCCTCTCTGAGCTATCCGACAACATGTCTCTCTCAGAATTGAGGGACATGCTACGAACAGCCCAGACAGATTTGAAACTTGAAAACGCAATGTCCGCAGAGGAGTTTGAGGCCATTGACAGCAACATCCCTGTTCATTCAGACCTGAGTGAAAATTGGGAGAAAGAACTTATGGAAACTGTGTTGAAGCCTGTGAGTGTGACTGATCCCCAGATTgttcaagaagaaaaagaagaactaCAGCCCGAGCAAACTGAACTGAAAATTAATTCCTATCATGATGCTCTGCATTGGTTAGCACAATTAAGACTTTTCTGTTACAGCAAAGATATGGCAACTGAAGCATTTGAATGTGGTAGACTGCAGGAAAGTCTAGAAAATCAGGCTGTGAAAGTAAAAAGCTCTGCTAAGCAGACGAGAATCGACTCATTCTTCAAATAA